Proteins encoded by one window of Blautia faecicola:
- the rfbF gene encoding glucose-1-phosphate cytidylyltransferase — translation MKVVILAGGFGTRISEESVLKPKPMVEIGDKPILWHIMKLYSYYGYNEFVICCGYKQHMIKEWFADYYLHSCDVTFDFTQGNKMTVHNNISEPWKVTLVDTGLNTMTGGRIKRVKEHLNGEPFLLTYGDGVADINIDELVKFHQEGGRMATLTSVQPMGRFGALDLREDGEITNFKEKKQEDSGWINAGFMVLEPEILDLIEGDATVFEKYPLEEAARRGQLDAYRHNGFWQCMDTMNEKKKLEEMWRSGNAPWKVWE, via the coding sequence ATGAAAGTAGTAATACTGGCAGGCGGTTTCGGTACCCGGATCAGTGAGGAGAGTGTACTGAAACCAAAACCTATGGTGGAAATCGGGGACAAACCGATTCTCTGGCATATCATGAAACTTTATTCCTACTATGGATATAATGAATTTGTGATCTGCTGTGGATACAAGCAGCATATGATCAAAGAATGGTTCGCAGATTATTACCTGCACAGCTGTGACGTGACATTTGACTTTACGCAGGGAAATAAAATGACGGTGCACAACAACATCTCTGAACCGTGGAAAGTAACCCTGGTAGATACCGGACTGAATACGATGACCGGAGGAAGAATCAAACGGGTAAAAGAACATCTGAACGGTGAACCGTTCCTTCTGACATATGGAGACGGTGTGGCGGATATCAACATCGATGAACTGGTAAAATTCCATCAGGAGGGCGGCCGCATGGCAACGCTGACCTCCGTACAGCCGATGGGACGTTTTGGTGCGCTGGATCTGCGGGAAGACGGAGAAATCACAAACTTCAAAGAGAAAAAACAGGAAGACAGCGGATGGATCAACGCAGGATTTATGGTACTTGAGCCGGAGATCCTGGATCTGATCGAGGGAGATGCGACGGTATTTGAAAAATATCCGCTGGAAGAGGCAGCCAGAAGAGGGCAGTTGGATGCGTACCGGCATAATGGTTTCTGGCAGTGTATGGATACGATGAACGAGAAGAAAAAACTGGAAGAAATGTGGAGAAGCGGAAATGCTCCATGGAAAGTATGGGAATAA